In Sphingobacterium thalpophilum, a genomic segment contains:
- a CDS encoding lactate dehydrogenase: protein MKVVVYNVRSFEKEFWALANAKQHDLTLISNGLNAETQNYARGKDAVVISVSDILDESMLLNLKGLGINKIMTRSKDTAHIDLVKAGDLNIQIANAPFEDQSPKGLAEQTVRNLNLWGLEKCVGKACCCLNDCAKKIK, encoded by the coding sequence ATGAAAGTAGTAGTATATAATGTAAGGTCATTTGAAAAAGAGTTTTGGGCATTGGCAAATGCCAAACAACATGATTTGACTTTGATTTCAAATGGATTAAATGCGGAGACACAGAATTATGCGCGTGGAAAAGATGCGGTAGTTATTTCCGTGAGCGATATTTTGGACGAGAGCATGCTACTTAATTTAAAAGGGTTAGGGATCAATAAGATTATGACCCGCAGTAAGGATACTGCTCATATCGATCTGGTAAAGGCTGGAGATCTGAATATTCAGATTGCCAATGCACCATTTGAAGATCAGAGTCCAAAAGGACTGGCAGAGCAGACCGTCCGGAATCTCAACTTATGGGGATTAGAAAAATGTGTTGGTAAAGCCTGTTGTTGTCTAAACGACTGTGCTAAAAAAATAAAATAA
- a CDS encoding response regulator, producing MRNKKTILIIEDNIDIREGTTEILELTGMYDVITAENGRVGVDLATRHIPDLILCDIMMPELDGYGVLFMLSKIESTTKIPFIFLTAKAERADMRKAMEMGADDYLTKPFDDVELMNAIDVRLKRHEQLAADIPQEEDLSLSAEEQVLLLKELIANSRVKTVKKKQSIYEKDDSPTYVYFVKSGQVRSFKSYKDGRELSTGIFIEGNYFGYASILLNDNYEDYAEAVEQSEIVLIPKDSFLELLWKKPAIASKFIKLLSVDLREKEEQLLGFAYHSVRKRVANALISVAEKSGVNINEADACSIDVTRDGLASIAGTANETVSRMLSDFKEEKLISKEKGKIYINSIKNLRDVKQ from the coding sequence ATGAGAAATAAAAAGACAATTCTAATTATTGAAGATAATATTGATATCCGAGAGGGGACTACCGAAATATTGGAGTTGACAGGAATGTATGATGTCATTACTGCCGAAAATGGACGTGTTGGAGTCGACCTGGCGACAAGACATATTCCTGATTTGATTCTCTGTGATATCATGATGCCTGAATTGGATGGTTACGGGGTCTTATTTATGTTGAGCAAAATTGAAAGTACAACCAAAATTCCGTTCATTTTTCTGACTGCCAAAGCGGAACGCGCAGATATGCGCAAAGCGATGGAAATGGGGGCGGATGATTATTTGACGAAACCTTTTGATGATGTCGAATTGATGAATGCAATAGATGTTCGCCTCAAAAGACATGAGCAGCTTGCAGCAGATATTCCTCAGGAAGAAGATTTGAGTTTGAGCGCCGAAGAGCAGGTATTGTTGCTAAAAGAGCTAATTGCCAATTCACGGGTGAAAACAGTGAAGAAAAAACAGTCTATTTATGAAAAAGATGATTCGCCAACGTACGTCTATTTTGTGAAATCTGGTCAGGTGCGCAGCTTTAAGTCCTATAAAGATGGACGTGAGCTGTCTACAGGTATTTTTATTGAAGGCAATTACTTTGGTTATGCTTCGATTTTGTTGAATGATAATTATGAAGACTACGCCGAAGCTGTTGAACAAAGTGAAATTGTGTTGATTCCAAAGGACAGTTTTTTGGAGCTGTTATGGAAAAAACCTGCAATAGCCAGTAAATTTATTAAGCTCCTTTCTGTCGACTTACGTGAAAAAGAAGAGCAATTGCTGGGTTTTGCCTATCATTCTGTCCGTAAGCGTGTCGCCAATGCCTTGATTAGCGTTGCTGAAAAAAGTGGAGTCAATATCAATGAGGCTGATGCATGCTCAATTGATGTGACACGAGACGGCCTAGCTTCAATTGCAGGTACAGCCAATGAAACTGTTTCCCGTATGCTCTCCGACTTTAAAGAAGAAAAACTGATTTCGAAAGAAAAAGGAAAAATATACATCAATTCTATCAAGAACCTGCGGGATGTGAAGCAGTAG